The Planctomycetia bacterium region GCGGTCAGCCGTTTGTGTTCCGCTTCACCAGCGCTGGCCAGTTGCTCACCGATACGGACGAGTTGTTCCTGGGCATCGAGCAGTGACTGCATGGCAGTGCGGGCTTCTTCGATCAGCGTTCGACCTTCGATAATATGATGCTGCTGAGCCAGGAGAGCCGACCGCGCCCCCGCATGCAGTGTGCATTCGCCCGAATCCGATTCATCCACCCCGGCAAGAATGTGAAGCAGTGTCGATTTACCCACGCCATTAGGCCCGACCAGGCCAATGCGGTTTCCCTGGTACAGTTCGAAACTGATCTCGGAAAACAGAGTCCGGCCACCGTAAGCCTTCGACAGATTATTGCAACTGAAAACAAGCATCGTGATATGTTATGAAAGTAGACGCGGCTTCCAGCCGCGTCAGCGAGAGATGAGCGCCCAAACCCAGTTCCAGCAATGAATAATATTCCAGCGATCAGGAAAGCTAAGATCAACGTTGATTGACGCACACCTCAGCAGACGCGGCTGGAAGCCGCGTCTACTATCGCGGCTTTCAGCCGCTTCTACTAGGTTGAGTAAATGAATTTACCAAGAAACAGGGCAGGAATGAGGAATAGCAATACCAGAAGCCCCGGGTAGCCGAGTGGATACGTTGCATGAATTGCATTGATAACAACCAAGCCGAGGATGGAATACTTGATACCCAGCCCAATATTTGATGGAATAGGTTTATCCACAGCTCGTATCCAGATTAACGCAGGCATCAGCAGCAGGAGAATAACCAGATAGTTTGTCACTGGTATATGCGGAGGTATTTCAACAGAATCGAAATAACGGTGATAGAATCCAGCAAGAATGATTGTGGAAAAGTAGATCATGAGTAACCCCAATAGCATTCTTTTCCGATGCAACATCTTTGTTTCTTCAAAAGCTATGTAAGTCACGCCAATGATGTAGAGTGTGTTGACACATGCCGCCGCGTAACACGGGCCGTTTAGATCCGCTACCATAATCGTACCCAGTAGCAGATTGAAACCGCGACACAGGCCCATCACGATATGCCCCAACCAGGTGTTCTTAAACAAAAAGTTATAGGCTAAAATCAGCATTGGCAAACCCACCACCGGTGACAGTTGTTGCCACGTGTAGCCAGCAGGCAACTGCCAAAAACCGATGACCAAACCAACTGCCATCAGCAACGTGCCTGCAGTGATTGCAGTCGTCTTGCTGATGCGTCCCGAAGGCAATGGCCGGAACGGACGTTCCCTGCGGTCTTCTTCGCCATCAGCAACATCGTTCAGGATCATCCCTGCCATGTAATAACAGACAGAGATCAGACACAGCCAGACAATGTTATCAGGCAAGCCATTCTGCTTGTGTGGCTGAAACAAACTGAGCGCAGCGCCAGCGATGACATCCGCCGGCGCGGTGAAGACATTAGGCAAACGAACCAGTTGGGCCCAGGCTTTGAGCATCCACTACACCAGCTCAAAAATGGCTTCAATTTCCACTGCAACATTGCTGGGCAAGCTCACCATGCCCACTGCGCTGCGTGCACCCACACCTGCATCATCACCGAAGACTTCTTTCATCAATTCACTGTAGCCGTTAATAACCTTCGGGATGTCGTAAAACGTGGATGTAGAGTTGACCATTCCGAATGACTTAACCAGCCGCTTGATTTTGTTGAGCGAACCCAGACTGTTCTTGAGTGTAGCCAGGATTGTCAGACCCACTTGCCGGGCTGCCTGCTGTCCCTGTTCCAGAGTCAGTTCAGCGCCGACTTTGCCTTTGATCAGGCTGCCATCGGCTTGTACAGGCACATGCCCCGAGACGTACAGAATATTTCCAACCTGTACCGTTGGCTTATACACCGCCATCGGCTTGCCGGTGGGCGGTAATGTCAGATGCAGTTCCTGCAGGCGTTTATCGGCGTCCATGATGGCTCCCAAAAAAGGAATCAGATTATTTCAAAAACACTCGAAATACTCGGCAGTTGTGGCACGGTTATGCATGTACTCATGCATGACCCTGCGAAACTACTGAGTCATTGCATATCCAGCAGGGTCATTCGGAGTACCGAATAACCCTGCCACAGCTTTCAGCAGGCGCGCAGGGTATTTTGCCAAGCTGCTTTCAGCTCATCAATGCCCACGTTCACCAGCAGCGTATCCGAAGGCGAACCAAAAATGGTCAGCCTCCGTTGATCGGAAACCTGGCCGATGCAGGCACAGGGCAAGTCTCCCATCAGGATACTCAGGCTCCGTTCCCATTCAAATGGAACTTCCAGCAGAAACCGTGTCGGGCTTTCGCCAAAGAGCAGTGCTTCCAGCGAAGGCGTGTCGCTGCCTTCCACCGGAATGGCATTCGTATGTACAATCGCGCCGAATCCGCCAGCCATGCACATTTCAGCGAGGGCCACAGCCAGACCACCTTCGGAAAGATCATGGCAGGCTGCAACCATCCGGTGACGGATAGCATCGTGTACCTTCAGCATCATCAGTGGTGCCTGTTCCAGATTGACCTTGGGCACGCTGTTCGATGCCATGCGATGTATCTGATGATAATGCGAACCGCCCAGTTCTTCGCGGGTAGTTCCCACCAGATAGAGCTTGTGGCCAGGCTTCTTCAAATCCATGGTTACGCAGCGGGTGACATCCTGCACTTTACCCAGCGCGGTGATGAGCAGCGTGGGCGGAATGACAATGCGGGTGCCATCAGCACCCTGATATTCGTTCTTGAGGCTATCTTTGCCGCTGATAAACGGAACGCCGTAAGCCAGTGCTGCATCGCGGCAACCTTCCGCAGCACGAACCAGTGCACCCAGCACTTCAGGGCGATCAGTGTTGCCCCAGCAGAAGTTATCGAGCACCGCAGTCTGCTTGGGATCAGCCCCCACGCAAACGACATTGCGAACCGCTTCATCCACCGCAGCCAGTGCCATGTAGTAGGGATCGAGATCGCCAAACTGCGGACAAAGTCCACAACCCACCGCCAGGCCAGCAACTGATCCATGCACCGGAGCAATCACCGATGCATCGCCCGGGCCATCGTGATGCATACCCACCAGCGGCTTGATGACACTGCCACCCTGAACTTCATGATCGTATTGCCGAATGATCGCTTCTTTGCTCGCAATAGTCGGATGGCTGAGCAGCGTGAGCAGGTCGCTCGTGAAATCCAGCACGGTACGCTGGGCCGTGAGTTCCCTGATGGCCGGTGGCGACCAGGTGGCCTGCTTGATGATCGGTGGCCTGCCATCGTGCAGGAAGTGCATGTCGAGCATGCCAACCTGTTGTCCGTGATAGAAGAGTTCCAGCTTGCCGGTGTTCTTGAATTCGCCGAGCACCACCGCTTCGACATTCTCACTGTGGCAGAGCTTTTCCATTTCGCTCCAGTTTTCGGGTGGCACCGCCAGCACCATCCGTTCCTGGGCTTCGCTGATCCAGATTTCGGTGTAGCTCAGCCCAGAATATTTGAGCGGTGCCCGCTCCAGGTGCACCACCGCACCCAGGTCAGCGCCCATTTCGCCCACGGCGCTCGAAAAGCCTCCAGCGCCGCAATCGGTCACTGCTCGATACAGATTGCGATCACGAGCCACCAGCAGCACATCGAGCAGCATTTTTTCGGTGATGGCATTGCCAATCTGCACCGCGCCGCCGGAAACTTTGTCCGATTGATCGGTCAGTTCCGCTGAAGAAAAAGTAGCACCGTGAATACCATCGCGACCAGTACGCCCACCTATCGCCACAATCAGGTCGCCCGGCTTGGCCGCTTTGCTCTCCATACCAACCGGTATCAGCCCAATGGTGCCGCAGAAAACAAGCGGGTTGCCCAGGTACCGTTCATCGAAATGCACTGCACCATTGACGGTGGCAATGCCCATGCGGTTGCCATAATCGCGCACGCCGCTCACCACCCCCTGCATGACCTGCCGCGGAGGCAACACACCCGGCGGCAACTTCTCATCAGGATAATCAGGTGGGGCGAAGCAGAACACATCAGTGTTCGCTACCGGCTTGCCACCCAGGCCCGTGCCAAGCACATCGCGAATCACGCCACCAATGCCTGTGCTCGCGCCGCCGTACGGCTCAATGGCCGACGGGCGGTTGTGCGTTTCCACCTTGATGCAGGCATGAAACTGTTCATGGAACTTCACGATACCGGCATTATCGACAAAGACGCTGACGCACCAATCGTTCCCCCCCAACTTGTGCCTTATTTCCTGCGTCGCGGCGAAGATGGTTTGCTTGAGCAGATTTTCATAACGCCGCGTGCTGCCATCGACTGCAGTAAAGACAATCCGCCCTTTCAACGTCTTGTGCGAACAATGCTCCGACCAGGTTTGGGCAATCGTTTCCAGTTCGATATCCGTCGGGTCGCGGTCCAACGACTGAAAATGCTGTTGAACCGTCTGCATTTCTTCCAGCGTCAACGCCAGCTGGCCTTTGCGACTGACCTCGATGAGCTGGGCATCCGTCATCGTTCGCATGTGAATGCTGGTACGATGGAACGTGTATGATGAACCAGCAGCTTTCCACTGGCTTTCCGGCAATGGACCATAAATGCCTTGTTCGATAGCATCGTTGGCAACCCATGATTGTGCCTTCTTAGCCAGTGCCTGTTGTTCCGGTGAAAAGCGGAAACGCATACCCGAGCGCACCTGAACACGAGGCAGCCCCAACTGAGTAACCGCAAACTCCACGCTGGCAGCAGCAGGGTCCATCACGCCAGGCTTGGGCAACACGGTCAGCGTGCTGACGGCATGGCTTTTTGCAGGCGGGCTGATGATGGCGGATTCCACGGTCGTATCGGTCAACAGCCTGTCTGTTACTTTGCGAATGCCATCCTGATCGAGACCGCTTACCAGGAAGATGCGGCTGGAATAAATTTCACCCGGGTCTGTTCCGGTTTTCTCACGCAGCAGGCTGGCCAGTTGTCGTGCTGCTGAGTCATCCTCGCGAAGCCTGGAGGAAACTTCAACTTCCCAGAGCATGGTGAACCTTTCTTCCTTCATGGAACAATTGATTCAGTTCGCAGGCGTTTCCGTTTTCGAGCGCCTGTTGAAAGCGTGCCAGCCATTGCTGCAACTGGTTCACGCCCGTTTGCAGATGTTGCCTGTTGCTCATGACAATGGCAGTCCACATAGTCGGGTCGCCACCAGCCA contains the following coding sequences:
- a CDS encoding UbiA family prenyltransferase yields the protein MLKAWAQLVRLPNVFTAPADVIAGAALSLFQPHKQNGLPDNIVWLCLISVCYYMAGMILNDVADGEEDRRERPFRPLPSGRISKTTAITAGTLLMAVGLVIGFWQLPAGYTWQQLSPVVGLPMLILAYNFLFKNTWLGHIVMGLCRGFNLLLGTIMVADLNGPCYAAACVNTLYIIGVTYIAFEETKMLHRKRMLLGLLMIYFSTIILAGFYHRYFDSVEIPPHIPVTNYLVILLLLMPALIWIRAVDKPIPSNIGLGIKYSILGLVVINAIHATYPLGYPGLLVLLFLIPALFLGKFIYST
- a CDS encoding RidA family protein codes for the protein MDADKRLQELHLTLPPTGKPMAVYKPTVQVGNILYVSGHVPVQADGSLIKGKVGAELTLEQGQQAARQVGLTILATLKNSLGSLNKIKRLVKSFGMVNSTSTFYDIPKVINGYSELMKEVFGDDAGVGARSAVGMVSLPSNVAVEIEAIFELV
- the purL gene encoding phosphoribosylformylglycinamidine synthase subunit PurL, producing the protein MLWEVEVSSRLREDDSAARQLASLLREKTGTDPGEIYSSRIFLVSGLDQDGIRKVTDRLLTDTTVESAIISPPAKSHAVSTLTVLPKPGVMDPAAASVEFAVTQLGLPRVQVRSGMRFRFSPEQQALAKKAQSWVANDAIEQGIYGPLPESQWKAAGSSYTFHRTSIHMRTMTDAQLIEVSRKGQLALTLEEMQTVQQHFQSLDRDPTDIELETIAQTWSEHCSHKTLKGRIVFTAVDGSTRRYENLLKQTIFAATQEIRHKLGGNDWCVSVFVDNAGIVKFHEQFHACIKVETHNRPSAIEPYGGASTGIGGVIRDVLGTGLGGKPVANTDVFCFAPPDYPDEKLPPGVLPPRQVMQGVVSGVRDYGNRMGIATVNGAVHFDERYLGNPLVFCGTIGLIPVGMESKAAKPGDLIVAIGGRTGRDGIHGATFSSAELTDQSDKVSGGAVQIGNAITEKMLLDVLLVARDRNLYRAVTDCGAGGFSSAVGEMGADLGAVVHLERAPLKYSGLSYTEIWISEAQERMVLAVPPENWSEMEKLCHSENVEAVVLGEFKNTGKLELFYHGQQVGMLDMHFLHDGRPPIIKQATWSPPAIRELTAQRTVLDFTSDLLTLLSHPTIASKEAIIRQYDHEVQGGSVIKPLVGMHHDGPGDASVIAPVHGSVAGLAVGCGLCPQFGDLDPYYMALAAVDEAVRNVVCVGADPKQTAVLDNFCWGNTDRPEVLGALVRAAEGCRDAALAYGVPFISGKDSLKNEYQGADGTRIVIPPTLLITALGKVQDVTRCVTMDLKKPGHKLYLVGTTREELGGSHYHQIHRMASNSVPKVNLEQAPLMMLKVHDAIRHRMVAACHDLSEGGLAVALAEMCMAGGFGAIVHTNAIPVEGSDTPSLEALLFGESPTRFLLEVPFEWERSLSILMGDLPCACIGQVSDQRRLTIFGSPSDTLLVNVGIDELKAAWQNTLRAC